In Chroicocephalus ridibundus chromosome 4, bChrRid1.1, whole genome shotgun sequence, one genomic interval encodes:
- the NFKBIA gene encoding NF-kappa-B inhibitor alpha: MPSAAAAAAHSPPSRSPAAMISARRPVEPPVMEGYEQAKKERQGGFPLDDRHDSGLDSMKEEEYRQLVKELEDIRLQPREPPAWAQQLTEDGDTFLHLAIIHEEKALSLEVIRQTAGDRAFLNFQNNLSQTPLHLAVITDQPEIAEHLLKAGCDLEIRDFRGNTPLHIACQQGSLRSVSVLTQHCQPHHLLAVLQATNYNGHTCLHLASIQGYLAIVEYLLSLGADVNAQEPCNGRTALHLAVDLQNSDLVSLLVKHGADVNKVTYQGYSPYQLTWGRDNSSIQDQLKQLTTADLQMLPESEDEESSESEPEFTEDELIYDDCLIGGRQLSF; the protein is encoded by the exons atgcccagcgccgccgccgccgccgctcactCGCCGCCAAGCCGGAGCCCCGCCGCCATGATCAGCGCCCGCCGCCCCGTCGAGCCGCCGGTGATGGAGGGCTACGAGCAAGCGAAGAAAGAGCGTCAGGGCGGGTTCCCGCTCGACGACCGCCACGACAGCGGCTTGGACTCCATGAAGGAAGAGGAGTACCGGCAGCtggtgaaggagctggaggacaTACGCCTGCAGCCCCGCGAACCGCCCGCCTGGGCGCAGCAGCTGACGGAGGACGGAGACAC ttTTCTCCACTTGGCGATTATTCACGAGGAAAAAGCTCTGAGCCTGGAGGTGATCCGGCAGACGGCCGGGGACCGTGCTTTCCTGAACTTCCAGAACAACCTCAGCCAG aCTCCTCTTCACCTGGCAGTGATCACCGATCAGCCTGAAATTGCCGAGCATCTTCTGAAGGCCGGATGTGACCTGGAAATCAGGGACTTCCGAGGGAACACCCCCCTGCACATTGCCTGCCAGCAGGGCTCCCTCAGGAGCGTCAGCGTCCTCACGCAGCACTGCCAGCCGCACCACCTCCTCGCTGTCCTGCAGGCCACCAACTACAATG GACATACGTGTCTCCATTTGGCATCTATTCAAGGATACCTGGCTATTGTCGAGTACTTGCTGTCCTTGGGAGCAGACGTAAATGCTCAG GAGCCGTGCAATGGCAGAACGGCACTACATTTGGCTGTCGACCTGCAGAATTCAGACCTGGTGTCGCTTCTGGTGAAACACGGGGCGGACGTGAACAAAGTGACCTACCAGGGCTACTCCCCCTACCAGCTCACGTGGGGAAGAGACAACTCCAGCATACAGGACCAGCTGAAGCAGCTGACCACAGCCGACCTGCAGATGTTGCCAGAAAGTGAGGACGAGGAGAGCAGCGAATCGGAGCCTGAATTCACAGAGGATGAA cttatATATGATGACTGCCTTATTGGAGGACGACAGCTGTCATTTTAA